A genomic window from Thermoanaerobaculales bacterium includes:
- a CDS encoding helix-turn-helix domain-containing protein, producing the protein MVTLAIEGNGGSELTYQLAKQVISIGASSQNDVVLRSPGVAPRHLVIQRNDSVFTFLAQPRQVVVLNGERRSRGVLRVGDRIRIGTATLIFKGVGEEEPEIELVGDERPDDAAGSADAAGASAPEPARPSRARSEVVLYSEPNRLAEARQHMVEIFRAGVRSDLVPSLRTFLGNFFEGRQAMLAWLDEDGRFQPIVSQWTGEVPRLPARTFEELAASGRYAVLRLGGRQLVIYPVSRSALESQAYLIVESLDQDLENDQVLLAELARMLAVHWERVEASSSLYGAWEDATRKTVEDHLPGTSPAVRVLRESVIQAARSTFPVLLCGRPGSGRTAVATLIASIHPTGALPLQAIQVKKGEDDAFRLDLFGPPSEGGGGATLADRAKGSLVVIRDIHLLAPGTQRELAAAMSHDVETGYGPAVRWIATTEPDCMALVNDGVLDSTLYNLFQRHIMRIPALNQRREDLPLLVVRLLEAVGAEQDKEIRGIELETLNSLLNHPFEGEMTELLGELRRLVSATPEGEMVRGTVPATVFFRAEPGGQVADEPSIAALVVQDDLKLVVPGVERMIIDRVLRRTLGNQSKAARMLNLSRGALIAKIKEYGLPDYRHLRRSR; encoded by the coding sequence ATGGTGACACTCGCGATCGAAGGCAACGGCGGCTCGGAGCTGACCTACCAGCTCGCGAAGCAGGTGATCTCGATCGGCGCCTCGAGCCAGAACGACGTCGTCCTCAGGTCGCCCGGGGTCGCGCCGCGCCACCTCGTGATCCAGCGCAACGACAGCGTCTTCACCTTCCTGGCGCAGCCGCGGCAGGTCGTCGTGCTCAACGGCGAGCGCCGCTCGCGCGGCGTGCTCCGGGTCGGCGACCGGATCAGGATCGGGACCGCCACCCTCATCTTCAAGGGCGTCGGCGAGGAGGAGCCGGAGATCGAGCTGGTCGGCGACGAGCGCCCGGATGATGCCGCCGGTTCCGCCGACGCTGCCGGTGCCTCAGCGCCGGAACCGGCGCGGCCGTCCCGCGCCCGGTCCGAGGTCGTTCTCTACTCCGAGCCGAACCGGCTGGCCGAGGCGCGCCAGCACATGGTCGAGATCTTCCGCGCCGGTGTCCGGTCCGACCTGGTGCCCTCGCTGCGCACCTTCCTCGGCAACTTCTTCGAAGGCCGGCAGGCCATGCTGGCGTGGCTCGACGAGGACGGCCGGTTCCAGCCGATCGTCTCGCAGTGGACCGGGGAGGTCCCGAGGCTGCCGGCGCGCACCTTCGAAGAGCTCGCAGCGAGCGGCCGCTACGCGGTGCTGCGGCTCGGCGGCCGCCAGCTCGTGATCTACCCGGTGTCGCGCAGCGCTCTCGAGTCGCAGGCCTACCTGATCGTGGAGTCCCTGGACCAGGACCTCGAGAACGACCAGGTCCTGCTCGCCGAGCTCGCTCGGATGCTGGCGGTCCACTGGGAGCGGGTGGAGGCGTCGAGCTCGCTCTACGGGGCGTGGGAGGACGCCACCAGGAAGACGGTCGAGGACCACCTGCCCGGGACCTCGCCGGCGGTCCGGGTGCTGCGAGAGTCGGTGATCCAGGCAGCGCGATCCACGTTCCCGGTCCTGCTCTGCGGCCGCCCCGGCTCGGGGCGAACGGCGGTGGCGACCCTGATCGCCTCCATCCATCCCACCGGCGCGCTGCCGCTGCAGGCGATCCAGGTCAAGAAGGGCGAGGACGACGCCTTCCGGCTCGACCTCTTCGGCCCCCCGTCGGAGGGCGGCGGCGGCGCCACCCTCGCCGACCGCGCAAAGGGCTCGCTGGTCGTGATCCGCGACATTCATCTGCTGGCGCCCGGGACCCAGCGCGAGCTGGCGGCGGCGATGTCGCACGACGTCGAGACCGGTTACGGGCCGGCCGTGCGGTGGATCGCGACCACGGAGCCGGACTGCATGGCGCTCGTCAACGACGGCGTCCTTGACTCGACGCTCTACAACCTCTTCCAGCGGCACATCATGCGCATTCCGGCGCTCAACCAACGCCGGGAGGACCTGCCGCTGCTGGTGGTGCGGCTACTGGAGGCGGTGGGCGCCGAGCAGGACAAGGAGATCCGGGGCATCGAGCTGGAGACGTTGAACTCGCTGCTCAACCATCCCTTCGAGGGCGAGATGACGGAGCTTCTCGGAGAGCTCCGCCGCCTCGTGTCAGCGACACCGGAGGGCGAGATGGTGCGCGGCACGGTGCCGGCGACGGTGTTCTTCCGCGCCGAGCCCGGCGGGCAGGTCGCGGACGAGCCGAGCATCGCCGCCCTGGTGGTCCAGGACGACCTCAAGCTGGTCGTGCCGGGAGTGGAGCGGATGATCATCGACCGCGTGCTGCGGCGGACCCTCGGCAACCAGAGCAAGGCGGCGCGCATGCTCAACCTGTCCCGGGGCGCGCTGATCGCCAAGATCAAGGAGTACGGGCTGCCGGACTACCGCCACCTGCGCCGCAGCCGGTAG
- the xrtH gene encoding exosortase H, which yields MTSVRALWRRPDVRFLVLFLGILLVAFTTIAFQKVNDAVVNPYTGFVARLSGAVLGLIGEDITVTGCELRSPRFAVTIYNGCNGLITSLIFVSGVLAFPASWRAKAVGVIAGLLAIQALNLVRIVSLYYIGVFLPDYFDESHILIGQSLVILAGVGLWIVWARSAAAASRAAR from the coding sequence GTGACCAGCGTGCGCGCCCTGTGGCGGCGGCCCGACGTCCGCTTCCTGGTGCTGTTCCTCGGCATCCTCCTGGTGGCGTTCACGACGATTGCCTTCCAGAAGGTGAACGACGCGGTGGTGAACCCTTACACCGGGTTCGTGGCCCGGCTGTCGGGCGCGGTGCTCGGGCTGATCGGCGAGGACATCACCGTGACCGGCTGCGAGCTGCGGTCGCCCCGGTTCGCGGTCACCATCTACAACGGCTGCAACGGGCTGATCACCAGCCTGATCTTCGTCTCCGGGGTCCTCGCCTTCCCCGCGTCGTGGCGGGCCAAGGCGGTCGGCGTGATCGCCGGCCTGCTCGCGATCCAGGCGCTCAACCTGGTCCGGATCGTCTCCCTGTACTACATCGGCGTCTTCCTGCCGGACTACTTCGACGAGTCCCATATCCTGATCGGGCAGTCGCTGGTCATCCTCGCGGGAGTCGGCCTCTGGATCGTGTGGGCGAGATCGGCCGCCGCCGCGAGCAGGGCCGCCCGGTGA